A genomic region of Salinibacterium sp. NK8237 contains the following coding sequences:
- a CDS encoding glycosyltransferase encodes MSERPVMIYHVPFPLNPEATSASGIRPVKMRQAFGANGYEVLEVSGRHPERREQMRALRKRISSGLKVEFVYSEASTTPTGLGEKITPATSLARDVAFLRFCRRAGVPVGLFYRDIYWQFEEYAERVGQPYTTLLRWRYRADLRGYRTGVDTIYLPSMRMAEYLPPENQPQTLALPPGAERFDPPAPSSGISLFYVGGTGGYYRMQETVRGVELSPGARLTICTREGEWAESAPHYVDVLGGSTTIVHKSGADLEALYADAHIGVLLLEPLEYREFAAPMKLYEYLGHGKPIVATQGSLAGAFVEENGIGWSIPYGADELSALLSRLQAHPEELDAAQARVREVRQQHTWEARARQVAADLTER; translated from the coding sequence ATGAGCGAACGACCAGTGATGATCTATCACGTGCCGTTCCCCCTCAATCCTGAGGCGACAAGCGCCAGCGGCATCCGCCCCGTCAAGATGCGACAAGCTTTTGGAGCGAATGGTTACGAGGTGCTCGAAGTCTCAGGGCGTCATCCGGAGCGGCGTGAGCAGATGCGTGCGCTCCGCAAGCGAATTTCCTCGGGGCTGAAAGTTGAGTTCGTCTACTCGGAGGCCTCAACGACCCCCACCGGGCTCGGCGAAAAAATCACTCCGGCGACGAGCCTCGCGCGAGACGTCGCGTTCTTGCGGTTCTGCCGCCGAGCCGGAGTTCCCGTTGGACTCTTCTACCGCGACATCTACTGGCAGTTCGAAGAGTACGCCGAACGAGTGGGGCAGCCCTACACGACGCTGCTTCGGTGGCGTTATCGCGCTGATTTGCGCGGTTATCGCACCGGCGTCGACACTATTTACCTGCCGTCGATGCGGATGGCCGAATACCTGCCCCCAGAGAACCAGCCGCAGACTCTGGCACTACCGCCGGGTGCCGAGCGCTTCGACCCGCCAGCGCCTAGCAGCGGAATCTCCCTCTTTTACGTCGGGGGAACAGGTGGTTATTACCGCATGCAGGAGACCGTGCGCGGCGTTGAGTTGAGTCCTGGGGCTCGGCTCACCATTTGCACTCGAGAGGGTGAATGGGCTGAGTCTGCCCCGCACTACGTCGACGTTCTCGGCGGATCGACGACTATCGTTCACAAATCGGGTGCTGATCTCGAAGCGCTTTATGCGGATGCGCACATCGGTGTACTACTGCTGGAACCTCTCGAGTACCGTGAGTTCGCTGCGCCGATGAAGCTCTACGAATACCTCGGCCACGGTAAGCCGATTGTCGCTACGCAGGGCAGTCTCGCCGGTGCCTTCGTTGAAGAAAACGGTATCGGATGGTCAATTCCCTACGGCGCCGACGAGCTTTCAGCGCTACTTTCCCGGCTGCAAGCGCACCCCGAAGAACTCGATGCGGCTCAGGCGCGCGTGCGGGAAGTGCGCCAGCAGCACACTTGGGAAGCGCGAGCACGTCAGGTCGCCGCCGATCTCACCGAGCGTTAG
- the wecB gene encoding non-hydrolyzing UDP-N-acetylglucosamine 2-epimerase, whose translation MKIMSVVGARPQFVKLAPIAHAITAAGHEHVIVHTGQHYDPMLSDVFFRDLKIPTPDAHLGVGSGSHGVQTGAILAQMDEVLERFQPDCVLVYGDTNSTLAAAVSAVKLHFPVAHLEAGLRSFNRSMPEEHNRVLTDHAADLCLAPTAVAMKHLATEGLTDTAVLVGDVMTDVLYQVRDGLLANGTQNPLADIDAPNGYYVATIHRAENTNDPERLREVVAALGAADKPVVLLAHPRVRAKAEEHSISLNSGALIARDPLSYPELIASVLSSSGVVTDSGGLQKEAFLLRVPCTTVRHETEWVETIELGWNVLANSTDEITAALTRPAPEATEATPYGDGDAATRAVQAIVDGIKPRA comes from the coding sequence GTGAAGATCATGAGTGTGGTGGGCGCGCGCCCACAGTTCGTCAAGCTTGCCCCCATCGCTCACGCGATCACCGCCGCCGGCCACGAGCACGTCATCGTGCACACCGGCCAGCACTACGATCCGATGCTCTCAGACGTTTTCTTCCGCGATCTGAAGATTCCCACTCCTGACGCCCACCTCGGCGTGGGCTCGGGTTCGCACGGAGTTCAAACCGGGGCGATACTTGCACAGATGGACGAAGTCCTTGAGCGCTTCCAGCCCGACTGCGTGCTCGTCTACGGAGACACAAACTCAACTCTCGCTGCGGCAGTGAGCGCTGTGAAGCTCCATTTTCCGGTCGCTCATCTCGAAGCTGGGCTGCGTTCGTTCAATCGATCGATGCCCGAAGAGCACAACCGCGTGCTTACCGACCATGCGGCAGATCTTTGCCTCGCCCCGACTGCCGTCGCGATGAAGCACCTCGCGACCGAAGGTCTGACCGACACCGCCGTGCTCGTCGGAGACGTCATGACCGACGTGCTCTACCAAGTGCGTGACGGCCTGCTCGCTAACGGCACTCAGAACCCGCTGGCCGATATCGACGCGCCGAATGGCTATTACGTCGCTACGATCCACCGTGCCGAGAACACGAACGACCCCGAACGGCTTCGCGAAGTGGTTGCGGCCCTCGGCGCGGCAGACAAGCCCGTCGTGCTGCTTGCACACCCCCGGGTTCGCGCTAAGGCTGAAGAGCACAGCATCTCGCTGAATTCAGGGGCTCTTATCGCCCGCGACCCTCTCTCGTACCCAGAGCTCATCGCATCGGTGCTCAGCAGCTCCGGTGTCGTCACTGACTCCGGCGGACTTCAAAAGGAAGCGTTCCTGCTGCGCGTGCCATGCACCACTGTGCGTCACGAGACCGAATGGGTCGAGACCATTGAGCTCGGCTGGAACGTGCTTGCGAATTCCACTGACGAGATCACGGCGGCACTCACGCGCCCTGCCCCCGAGGCAACGGAAGCTACGCCATACGGCGACGGTGACGCCGCGACGCGTGCCGTTCAGGCGATCGTCGACGGCATCAAGCCTCGAGCCTGA
- a CDS encoding nucleotide sugar dehydrogenase: MKIAVVALGKIGLPLAVQFASKGHEVVGVDINANFVDLINQGIEPFPGEAHLQEHLSELVPAGKLRATTDYADAIPGADAVVLVVPLFVDNDANPDFGWMDVATRSLGEHLTPGTLVSYETTLPVGTTRTRWKPLLEEVSGLTEGTDFHLVFSPERVLTGRVFEDLRKYPKLIGGLSAEGAARATDFYNAVLDFDDRPDLTRPNGVWDLGSAEASELAKLAETTYRDVNIGLANQFARFADKTGIDIYQVIEATNSQPFSHIHQPGIAVGGHCIPVYPRLYLWNDPDATVVRAAREANAGMPEYAVGLLEGAHGDLSGQRVAVLGAAYRGGVKETAFSGVFPTVAALEARGAVVTVQDPLYTDDELAALGFAPYHWGEALDAVVVQADHAEYRTLAADQLPGIRTFIDGRRVSSAAQWPNATYRVIGTA; encoded by the coding sequence GTGAAAATTGCGGTAGTTGCCCTCGGTAAAATCGGCCTTCCTTTGGCCGTTCAGTTTGCTTCGAAGGGCCACGAGGTTGTCGGCGTTGACATCAACGCCAATTTCGTTGATCTCATCAATCAGGGCATTGAACCGTTCCCCGGCGAAGCTCACCTGCAAGAACACCTGAGCGAGCTCGTACCTGCCGGTAAGCTTCGTGCGACAACTGACTACGCCGACGCGATTCCCGGCGCTGACGCGGTTGTTCTTGTGGTTCCGTTATTCGTCGATAACGACGCCAATCCAGACTTCGGATGGATGGATGTCGCGACCCGCTCGCTCGGCGAACACCTCACGCCTGGCACTCTCGTCTCCTACGAGACCACTCTCCCGGTCGGCACAACGCGCACGCGCTGGAAGCCACTGCTCGAAGAAGTTTCCGGCCTCACAGAAGGAACAGACTTCCATCTTGTCTTCTCTCCGGAGCGAGTACTCACCGGCCGCGTCTTCGAAGACCTCCGCAAGTATCCGAAGCTCATCGGTGGTCTCTCTGCTGAGGGCGCCGCTCGCGCTACCGACTTCTACAATGCGGTGCTCGACTTCGACGACCGCCCCGACCTCACGCGCCCCAACGGCGTCTGGGACCTCGGCTCGGCCGAAGCATCGGAGCTCGCGAAGCTCGCAGAAACCACCTACCGCGATGTCAACATTGGGCTCGCGAACCAGTTTGCTCGTTTCGCCGACAAAACCGGCATCGACATCTACCAGGTCATCGAGGCCACAAACTCGCAGCCGTTCAGCCACATCCACCAGCCCGGAATTGCGGTTGGCGGACACTGCATCCCGGTCTACCCACGCCTCTACCTCTGGAACGACCCTGACGCGACTGTCGTGCGCGCCGCACGCGAGGCGAACGCAGGAATGCCCGAGTACGCCGTTGGCCTGCTCGAGGGCGCTCACGGCGACCTCAGCGGTCAGCGCGTAGCAGTACTGGGCGCCGCCTACCGTGGCGGAGTCAAGGAGACCGCATTCTCAGGCGTTTTCCCCACGGTGGCCGCTCTCGAGGCTCGAGGCGCCGTTGTGACCGTTCAAGACCCGCTGTACACGGATGACGAACTCGCCGCTCTCGGATTTGCCCCGTACCACTGGGGTGAAGCCCTCGACGCTGTGGTGGTGCAGGCCGACCACGCTGAGTACCGCACACTCGCCGCAGACCAGCTGCCCGGCATCCGCACCTTCATTGATGGTCGCCGCGTGAGTTCAGCCGCACAGTGGCCGAACGCGACGTACCGGGTTATCGGCACCGCGTAG
- a CDS encoding 2-C-methyl-D-erythritol 4-phosphate cytidylyltransferase, with protein sequence MITALLTAAGTGSRMKQDIPKQFMHVKNKPLIVYTLEAFQDHPSIDAIVVVTLPSWIDVVTAYAKQHGITKLQAIVPGGASGQESINNGLQKIRADGASDDDVVMIHDGNRCLVSSEIISDNVAVFKAKGSAVAAIPCVEAVFRSHDEGASSTVSIPREQLFRTQTPHSYTLGKLMWAHEQAKLQGVEDTAASCVLMQELGETVYLSAGSEQNLKITTMDDLYIFESILDARKSAG encoded by the coding sequence ATGATTACGGCACTGTTAACGGCAGCGGGAACTGGTTCTCGGATGAAACAGGACATCCCGAAGCAGTTCATGCACGTAAAGAACAAGCCGCTGATCGTCTACACCCTGGAGGCCTTTCAAGATCACCCCTCCATTGATGCAATTGTTGTCGTCACGCTCCCGTCATGGATCGATGTCGTCACGGCATACGCGAAACAGCACGGAATCACGAAGTTGCAGGCTATCGTGCCGGGCGGCGCGAGCGGTCAGGAGTCGATCAACAACGGTCTTCAGAAGATCAGGGCTGACGGAGCTTCCGATGACGATGTCGTCATGATCCACGACGGGAACCGGTGCCTGGTCTCGTCGGAGATCATTTCTGATAACGTCGCCGTGTTCAAAGCTAAGGGCAGCGCAGTTGCTGCTATTCCTTGTGTCGAAGCTGTGTTCAGGAGTCATGACGAAGGAGCATCGTCGACGGTTTCCATTCCCCGCGAGCAGTTGTTTCGAACCCAGACACCGCATTCATACACGCTCGGAAAGCTCATGTGGGCTCACGAGCAGGCGAAGCTTCAGGGCGTTGAAGACACAGCGGCATCGTGCGTGCTCATGCAAGAGCTCGGCGAGACGGTTTATCTCTCGGCCGGTTCGGAACAGAATCTGAAGATCACCACCATGGACGATCTCTACATCTTCGAGTCAATTCTCGATGCCCGGAAGAGTGCTGGGTGA
- a CDS encoding polysaccharide pyruvyl transferase family protein has translation MKIAICGLVKSENLGEMFIARSLEYLISDGLQQAEPGIEIEYVEVDLLGRNDTIFEIDDARERRLRNYHQYSEKGRFTEKVFLYLQRKGRETESKSLQNLISRTRHLIWKFGRNYRKRLVSYFDLKLEGVDYIVIDGAGLLEYSYNEYHWSLLLISEYAERHNLEVVYNAIGRAGAFDERDFGSTILKRALQSPAVTYVSARDNLDAVQACAGPGHKVKLLADSAFWMKEAYAIDTGVERKKIGIGLIRGNSLQGYGVSFGAKQWVTLFAGIATTLRERGYDFEFFTNGLPGDVKLGKRVLKRLNLPDSYLVDRPVDDTVLCETINGYEAIITCRMHSSIAAFTMGVPSVILSWNDKVEKLMTIIGYPERAIQQKDFQPDLIVDRMEKAKSEGIDPELLSAMKDKAQESVTDYLDRILDVRN, from the coding sequence GTGAAGATCGCTATATGCGGGCTGGTGAAGAGCGAGAATCTCGGGGAGATGTTCATCGCGCGGAGCTTGGAGTACTTGATCTCAGACGGACTTCAGCAAGCTGAGCCGGGCATCGAAATCGAGTATGTGGAAGTCGACCTTCTCGGCCGGAATGACACGATCTTCGAGATCGACGATGCCCGCGAACGGCGACTTCGCAACTATCATCAGTACAGCGAGAAGGGGCGATTCACTGAAAAAGTGTTCCTGTACTTGCAGCGAAAGGGCCGGGAGACTGAGTCCAAGTCGCTACAAAATCTGATCAGCAGGACTCGGCACCTGATCTGGAAGTTTGGCCGCAACTACCGCAAGCGGTTGGTGAGCTACTTCGACCTGAAGCTCGAAGGGGTCGACTACATCGTCATCGATGGCGCCGGTCTCCTTGAGTACAGCTATAACGAGTACCACTGGTCATTGCTGCTCATCAGCGAGTACGCGGAGCGGCACAATCTCGAAGTGGTCTATAACGCCATTGGAAGAGCCGGTGCGTTCGATGAGCGGGACTTCGGAAGCACGATCCTCAAAAGGGCGCTCCAGTCTCCGGCCGTCACGTACGTGTCGGCCAGAGACAATCTGGACGCAGTCCAAGCGTGCGCTGGCCCGGGGCACAAGGTAAAGTTGCTCGCAGACTCGGCTTTTTGGATGAAGGAAGCCTACGCGATCGACACCGGCGTAGAGCGAAAGAAGATCGGTATCGGCCTCATCCGCGGTAACTCCCTGCAAGGCTATGGGGTCAGTTTCGGCGCGAAGCAATGGGTGACTCTTTTCGCCGGCATCGCGACGACTCTTCGCGAGCGCGGATACGATTTTGAGTTCTTCACGAACGGGCTGCCAGGTGACGTCAAATTGGGTAAACGAGTCCTCAAGAGACTCAACCTGCCGGATTCTTATCTGGTCGATAGGCCGGTTGACGATACTGTCCTGTGCGAAACGATCAATGGCTATGAGGCCATCATCACCTGTCGGATGCACTCATCCATCGCGGCGTTCACCATGGGTGTGCCATCCGTGATCCTGTCGTGGAACGACAAGGTCGAGAAGCTGATGACGATCATCGGGTACCCTGAGCGAGCCATCCAGCAGAAGGACTTCCAGCCGGACCTTATTGTTGATCGCATGGAGAAAGCGAAGAGCGAGGGAATCGACCCTGAACTTCTCTCTGCGATGAAAGATAAGGCACAAGAGAGCGTCACTGACTACCTCGATAGGATCCTCGATGTCCGCAACTGA
- a CDS encoding glycosyltransferase, whose product MRVAIASRIFEPEPSAASFRLAALARAFAEAGHEVTVLTVTPLPQLRGSENDDARPYRVRRKRVLRDATGYVRGYLQYMSFDIPLFFRVLFGASCDLIVVEPPPTTAFFVRIAAALRRTPYAYYAADIWSDASESTGAPGVVVSVVRAMERSAMHGARGVLSVNEGVSARIREIAPKAVVHTIGNGIDTSIFSAEGPARDFGQYAIYPGTASEWQGAVVFIDALERVLVDHPEAKLVFLGQGSDWAALRARAAHLPEGAVAFVPTVPPAEAAAWLRGAAVSLASIRPDAGYNFAFPTKVFASWATGTPVIFAGPGPVREFIEPRGAEAALGVGCDYAVEPIEAALRDAFSADLNPAARRLTAAWAAENVSLASVAERAVHALTETK is encoded by the coding sequence ATGCGCGTAGCCATCGCGAGCCGAATCTTCGAGCCAGAGCCCAGCGCGGCGTCTTTTAGGCTCGCTGCCCTCGCCCGAGCTTTCGCCGAGGCTGGGCACGAAGTAACGGTTCTCACGGTCACACCGCTCCCTCAGCTTCGCGGCTCAGAAAACGATGATGCTCGCCCCTACCGAGTGCGACGCAAGCGCGTTCTGCGTGATGCGACCGGGTATGTGCGGGGATACCTGCAGTACATGAGCTTCGACATTCCGCTCTTCTTTCGAGTTCTCTTCGGTGCCAGTTGCGACCTCATCGTCGTCGAGCCGCCCCCGACGACGGCATTCTTCGTGCGCATTGCTGCGGCACTACGGCGAACACCGTATGCCTACTACGCCGCTGACATTTGGTCAGATGCGAGTGAGTCGACGGGTGCCCCCGGCGTCGTCGTCTCGGTAGTCCGCGCGATGGAGCGGTCGGCGATGCATGGCGCTCGCGGCGTGCTCTCGGTGAACGAGGGCGTGAGCGCGCGCATTCGAGAGATTGCGCCGAAGGCCGTCGTACACACAATCGGCAACGGGATCGATACATCGATTTTCTCCGCGGAAGGCCCCGCGCGCGATTTCGGACAGTACGCAATCTATCCGGGTACCGCGTCGGAGTGGCAGGGCGCCGTCGTGTTTATCGACGCACTCGAACGAGTGCTGGTCGATCATCCCGAAGCAAAGCTTGTTTTTCTGGGCCAGGGCAGCGACTGGGCCGCTTTGCGTGCCCGCGCTGCTCACTTACCCGAGGGCGCTGTTGCTTTTGTGCCGACGGTGCCTCCCGCCGAGGCTGCCGCGTGGTTGCGGGGTGCCGCTGTGAGCCTTGCTTCGATCCGGCCCGATGCCGGGTACAACTTCGCCTTCCCCACCAAAGTTTTTGCCTCGTGGGCGACAGGAACGCCGGTCATTTTCGCTGGCCCTGGCCCGGTGCGCGAGTTCATCGAGCCGCGCGGCGCGGAAGCCGCGCTTGGCGTTGGATGTGACTACGCGGTTGAGCCGATCGAAGCCGCCCTGCGGGATGCGTTCAGTGCTGATTTGAACCCGGCAGCACGCCGATTGACCGCTGCCTGGGCAGCCGAAAACGTCAGTCTGGCCTCGGTCGCCGAGCGCGCAGTTCACGCACTCACGGAGACGAAGTGA
- a CDS encoding ABC transporter ATP-binding protein, producing MKDIWATLNQLFTVLPGGAKRYYIRYSVITSLLSILDVLALGLITAIITPLATGTQAQLPVIGPISDEEVLWLIVVVCALFISKSGLALLLHWRATRRFATYELEVGNRLFKSYTQSSWEARSSLSTAEITRIVDSSMANTNLGFILPLSQLPNNAFTFVAMLVVLVVVQPLTALIALVYLGLVALLMVLVVTAKARQAGRVNRQYAYKAASVMTEMVDAIKEVTLRNKLDEAGVVVSSYRKVATNARANMSFLGIVPRYSLEAALIGGFLLIGGAGFLIGGIGAATVSVSLFAATGFRMIPALNNVQASFTNASANIVYARDVIRELTRAQNDTHVAVSERTEKPFPEAATALELRDVVYRYPGSQEDVLKGVSVTVPFGKSLGVVGPSGAGKSTLIDLILGLSTPTSGSISVDGTPVDEVVKQWRSRVGYVPQRVSLFNGSIAQNVALTWTDDFDEDRVIDALRRAQLSELVEERGIFEPIGERGASISGGQQQRLGIARALYSDPLVLVFDEATSALDNRTESLITKAMNELSGSVTFVTIAHRLSTVRNYDTLCYLDRGRVLGQGSFDELAAAVPDFAHQAQLAGLHEGKETQ from the coding sequence GTGAAAGACATCTGGGCAACGCTCAACCAGCTCTTCACCGTGCTGCCGGGCGGAGCGAAGCGGTACTACATCCGCTACTCGGTGATTACGAGTCTTTTATCGATACTCGACGTTCTCGCTCTCGGGTTGATCACGGCGATAATCACGCCGCTAGCAACAGGCACGCAGGCGCAACTGCCCGTTATCGGACCTATCAGCGACGAAGAGGTTCTCTGGCTCATCGTCGTCGTGTGTGCGCTCTTCATCAGCAAGAGCGGTCTCGCGCTGCTGCTGCACTGGCGGGCTACCCGCCGATTCGCAACGTATGAACTCGAAGTGGGCAATCGCCTCTTCAAGTCCTATACACAGTCGAGTTGGGAAGCACGGTCATCACTGTCGACCGCAGAAATCACTCGCATCGTCGATAGCTCGATGGCGAACACAAACCTCGGCTTCATCCTGCCGCTGTCGCAGCTGCCGAATAACGCCTTCACGTTCGTCGCGATGCTGGTGGTGCTGGTTGTTGTGCAGCCGCTCACTGCGCTCATTGCGCTGGTGTACCTCGGCCTCGTGGCTCTGCTGATGGTGCTTGTGGTGACAGCGAAGGCGCGTCAAGCCGGACGAGTGAACCGGCAGTACGCCTATAAAGCTGCCAGCGTGATGACCGAGATGGTTGACGCGATCAAAGAAGTGACACTGCGCAATAAGCTGGACGAGGCCGGAGTTGTGGTGTCGAGTTACCGCAAGGTGGCGACGAACGCTCGAGCAAATATGTCGTTCCTCGGCATCGTTCCGCGTTATTCGCTCGAGGCTGCCCTCATCGGCGGCTTCCTGCTTATCGGCGGCGCCGGGTTCCTCATCGGTGGTATCGGTGCCGCTACGGTATCGGTATCTCTCTTCGCCGCGACCGGATTCCGGATGATCCCCGCGTTGAACAACGTGCAGGCGAGCTTCACGAATGCTTCGGCGAATATCGTCTACGCGCGAGACGTGATTCGCGAACTCACCCGGGCTCAGAACGATACCCACGTCGCGGTCTCCGAGCGCACAGAGAAGCCCTTCCCTGAGGCCGCGACTGCGCTGGAGCTGCGGGATGTGGTGTACCGCTACCCAGGATCGCAAGAGGACGTGCTTAAGGGAGTCTCGGTCACCGTTCCGTTCGGAAAGAGTCTGGGAGTCGTCGGCCCTTCGGGAGCCGGCAAGTCGACACTCATCGACCTGATCCTCGGGCTCAGTACGCCCACAAGTGGGTCGATTTCCGTCGATGGCACTCCCGTTGATGAGGTCGTCAAGCAGTGGCGCAGCCGCGTCGGCTACGTGCCTCAGCGAGTATCTCTCTTCAACGGTTCTATCGCGCAGAACGTCGCGCTCACGTGGACAGACGATTTCGACGAGGATCGGGTGATTGACGCGCTCAGACGCGCGCAACTCAGCGAGCTCGTAGAAGAACGAGGAATTTTCGAGCCGATCGGTGAGCGCGGCGCTTCGATCTCCGGGGGCCAGCAGCAACGCCTCGGTATCGCACGAGCCCTATATTCCGACCCGTTGGTGTTGGTATTCGATGAAGCGACGAGTGCCCTAGACAATCGCACCGAAAGTCTTATTACGAAGGCGATGAACGAATTGTCGGGCAGCGTCACGTTCGTGACAATCGCCCACCGACTCTCGACGGTGCGCAATTACGACACCCTGTGCTACCTCGACCGGGGCCGGGTGCTGGGGCAGGGAAGCTTCGACGAACTTGCGGCAGCGGTTCCAGACTTTGCGCATCAGGCGCAGCTTGCTGGTTTGCACGAGGGTAAGGAAACGCAATGA
- a CDS encoding NAD-dependent epimerase/dehydratase family protein → MTGATGMICSSIVDILLFMNREHSANITVFVAGRSERAAVERFARFSAGDSSIVFVPYDATSSEGVALDSDVDFIIHGASNANPALYMERPVDTMLANILGLSSMFDLARATSARKLLYISSSEVYGKSEGTHPYAENDFGYLDILNERAGYPSSKRAGESLCVAYGMQYGIDSVIVRPGHIYGPSIRSSDNRASAEFTRNAVAGNEVVLRSKGSQLRSYCYSLDCASAILTVLLQGERANAYNISNPHSICTISDIAEAIAHAGGVEARYDLSAESGLSAPSLMQNSSLASDKLEALGWEPAFDLEHGVDRMMSVLKEPGGPFSV, encoded by the coding sequence GTGACCGGAGCGACGGGGATGATCTGCTCATCAATTGTCGACATTCTCCTGTTCATGAACCGGGAGCACAGCGCAAATATCACTGTCTTCGTCGCGGGTCGTAGTGAGCGGGCTGCCGTCGAGCGGTTCGCACGCTTTTCGGCGGGCGACTCCAGCATCGTCTTCGTGCCGTATGACGCGACGTCGAGCGAAGGTGTCGCGCTTGATTCGGATGTCGACTTCATTATCCATGGCGCAAGCAACGCGAATCCCGCCCTATACATGGAGCGACCTGTAGATACGATGCTTGCGAACATTCTCGGGCTGTCGAGTATGTTCGACCTGGCTCGGGCGACGTCGGCCCGCAAGCTCCTGTATATCTCGTCGAGCGAGGTCTACGGAAAGAGTGAGGGCACGCACCCGTATGCGGAGAACGACTTCGGTTATTTAGACATCTTGAACGAGCGTGCGGGATACCCGTCATCGAAGCGTGCGGGAGAGTCGCTGTGTGTCGCGTATGGCATGCAGTACGGCATTGACTCCGTGATCGTGAGACCCGGACATATTTACGGGCCGTCGATTCGGAGTTCGGACAATCGTGCTTCGGCGGAGTTCACCCGGAATGCTGTCGCTGGGAACGAGGTGGTTTTGAGAAGCAAAGGCAGCCAGCTGCGCTCGTACTGTTACTCACTCGATTGCGCATCGGCAATTCTTACTGTGCTCCTTCAAGGAGAGCGGGCCAACGCCTATAACATCTCAAACCCTCACTCCATCTGCACAATCAGCGACATCGCGGAGGCCATTGCGCACGCAGGAGGGGTAGAAGCTCGCTACGACCTCTCGGCAGAGTCAGGGTTGAGCGCCCCCAGTCTGATGCAGAACTCATCGCTAGCCTCAGATAAGTTAGAGGCGTTAGGGTGGGAACCTGCCTTCGATCTTGAGCACGGCGTCGATAGAATGATGTCGGTGCTGAAAGAACCCGGCGGGCCATTCTCGGTCTAG
- a CDS encoding glycosyltransferase family 4 protein, translating to MRVLVVTPWYPSEATPGAGVFTLRDVELLRKEHDVRVLHLVAPGASLVGPVPGDSGGSPVERVHFHFSRPDRYRGAVRKIREAVESADIVHTMAFPALFPVARAQVDTPWVHTEHWSGLVTDPPSWHAGVAMKYLRKDLALPNAAVAVGVGLADAMDRCREVPTTVIGNRVHLPAGDRLPSAIPQHASEPIRLVGVGGLVAHKGPLEALDAVAELESRGVPATLHWAGAGSLESEMRARATSLGIADKLTLLGHVDPAALGEVLLNAHVFVLPTAGETFGVAIAEALGHGLPVVTSGSGGHLQFLPAHASRLAARTGPAIAAAVLALRDDPERWSAGQIHTAAVSLFSEDARAEAYRAVYEKALTARR from the coding sequence ATGCGCGTGCTGGTTGTGACCCCCTGGTATCCCAGTGAGGCGACTCCTGGCGCTGGTGTGTTCACCCTGCGCGATGTCGAGCTGCTGCGCAAAGAACATGATGTGCGCGTGTTGCATCTCGTTGCTCCCGGGGCATCGCTCGTGGGGCCAGTGCCGGGGGACTCGGGCGGGTCTCCCGTCGAACGCGTTCACTTTCACTTCTCGCGCCCCGACAGATATCGCGGTGCGGTGCGAAAGATTCGCGAAGCCGTGGAGAGTGCAGACATTGTGCACACCATGGCGTTCCCCGCGCTCTTTCCGGTGGCGCGAGCCCAAGTGGACACGCCGTGGGTGCATACCGAACATTGGTCGGGGTTGGTCACAGACCCCCCGAGCTGGCACGCCGGTGTCGCGATGAAGTATCTGCGTAAAGATCTTGCTCTCCCCAATGCCGCAGTCGCCGTGGGCGTAGGCCTCGCCGATGCGATGGATCGTTGCCGTGAAGTGCCAACGACCGTGATTGGCAATCGAGTGCATCTCCCGGCGGGTGACCGGCTGCCGAGCGCTATTCCGCAGCACGCTTCCGAACCGATTCGGCTCGTGGGGGTCGGCGGCCTCGTTGCTCACAAGGGTCCGCTCGAGGCGCTCGATGCAGTCGCCGAACTCGAAAGTCGGGGAGTGCCCGCTACGCTGCACTGGGCCGGGGCGGGCAGCCTCGAATCCGAGATGCGTGCTCGGGCAACGAGTTTAGGAATAGCTGACAAGCTGACTCTGCTCGGCCACGTTGATCCCGCAGCACTCGGCGAGGTGCTGTTGAACGCACACGTTTTCGTGCTGCCTACTGCCGGGGAAACCTTCGGCGTCGCCATCGCTGAAGCGCTCGGCCACGGCCTTCCTGTCGTCACTAGTGGCTCCGGTGGGCATCTGCAGTTCTTACCCGCTCACGCGTCGCGACTCGCCGCCCGGACCGGGCCGGCCATCGCCGCTGCAGTGCTCGCGTTGAGAGATGACCCTGAACGCTGGTCAGCCGGGCAGATTCACACCGCCGCAGTTTCCCTATTCTCTGAGGATGCTCGGGCCGAGGCGTATCGTGCGGTCTACGAGAAGGCGCTCACCGCACGTCGGTAA